Proteins encoded by one window of Ulvibacter sp. MAR_2010_11:
- a CDS encoding tail fiber domain-containing protein, with protein MKHLLLLGLLLNGAVCLSQVGIGNINPNASLDISSSNVATPTETDGILIPRVDDFPLTSPGVAQDGMMLFCTGNGTPSKGFYYWDNATTSWLNLGGAKAINELSDGKSDTDGTNDGSSIFLGINAGANDDGTNNRNIGVGWEALTSNTTGADNIAIGNNSLTSNLSGFSNVAIGREALYNTTGNGNIGIGFHSLYTNSSGFDNVAIGFDAMSNTTTGNSNTSMGSQALRLNTTGSSNSAYGRYAMENNTTANNNTAIGFGSMRSNTTGGNNNAVGFSTLYNNITGSFNTAFGSYSLFNNTASYNTAIGANSLNANTTGDSNSGFGYRALYNNVGGAGNTAVGASTLYSNTSGSRNIGIGIFSLRDNTTASDNVSIGAGALRNNTTGYNNISLGSFSLNDNLTGYSNVGIGYQSLYFNTTGVDNIAMGNNALRTNVSGYSNVAIGTNALYNNTGNGNIGIGFGSLQQNTSASDNVAIGFAALEDNTTGTQNIALGSQALANNTIGFFNMAYGRYSLTANTTGAGNVAMGHGTLRDNDTGNDNVAIGGSAGDGVNGNNNVFLGQLAGSNGTTNTNSGNVLLGYRAGQNSVLNNRLYIENSSSTTPLIYGEFDTNILRVNGTVQVNDPTGTGYQLPAVDGSANQVLQTDGAGAISWITPTIGAERINDLADGRSDYDGSQDGSSIFLGIGAGANDDSTDNLNVGIGLNSLTSNTTGNGNIGLGYNTLFNNVDGFSNIGIGVTALYANTSGSENVAVGNGSLYSNTTGTGNTAVGSNALGGNIDGYHNSALGLFALASNTDGYENTAMGYNALGLSTSGTGNTAVGSSALASNTLGHSNVALGYAALNGNSWGTGNIAIGFEALIASDGDGNVGIGSEVLRFNTAGLGNTALGYNAGYSNVVGNGNVFIGNEAGYHELGNYKLYVENSNADANNALIYGEFDNNLLRFNADVEVNTGSLNVDAGTLYVDEVNNRVGVGTTGPTQRFSVNGAANLNQGIGTGIALQVNGSEALWYNGTYFSWGFGGTANFFADNVGIGVSNPNVALDVIGDIEYTGTITDVSDVRLKENFEDIGNVLERIMTITGYSYNMKNDGAKKREYGVIAQEIQKVFPEMVKVIDDKDHLGVSYIQLIPVLLEAIKQQQKIIDSQNVKNETLEVRLSKIEALVLNNN; from the coding sequence ATGAAACATTTACTACTATTAGGATTACTGCTCAACGGTGCAGTGTGCCTTTCACAGGTTGGGATCGGAAATATAAATCCGAATGCCTCATTGGATATTTCATCCAGTAATGTGGCAACTCCTACAGAAACAGACGGAATATTAATTCCGAGAGTAGACGACTTTCCATTAACGAGCCCCGGTGTTGCCCAGGACGGAATGATGCTTTTTTGTACAGGCAATGGTACACCTTCCAAGGGATTTTATTACTGGGACAATGCAACAACCTCCTGGTTAAATTTGGGAGGCGCAAAAGCCATAAATGAATTAAGTGATGGAAAAAGTGATACAGATGGCACCAATGATGGTTCTTCGATTTTTTTAGGAATAAATGCAGGAGCGAATGATGATGGCACCAACAACCGAAATATCGGTGTTGGCTGGGAAGCTTTAACTTCCAATACCACAGGAGCAGACAATATAGCTATAGGAAATAATTCGCTCACCTCAAATCTAAGTGGATTTTCAAATGTAGCAATTGGTAGAGAAGCTTTATATAACACTACCGGAAATGGAAACATTGGGATTGGATTTCATAGTTTATACACTAATTCAAGTGGTTTCGATAACGTAGCCATTGGTTTTGACGCAATGAGTAATACAACAACCGGTAATAGCAATACCTCTATGGGTTCTCAGGCACTTCGGTTAAATACTACTGGATCTTCCAATAGTGCTTATGGCCGGTATGCCATGGAAAATAATACTACTGCAAATAACAATACCGCTATAGGATTTGGATCCATGCGCAGTAATACCACAGGTGGGAATAATAATGCTGTGGGTTTTTCGACCCTTTATAATAACATTACCGGGAGTTTTAATACAGCTTTTGGGTCTTATAGTCTATTTAACAATACAGCGAGTTACAATACTGCCATAGGAGCAAATTCACTTAATGCAAATACTACAGGGGATTCTAATTCAGGTTTTGGTTATCGCGCATTATACAATAATGTTGGTGGTGCTGGAAATACTGCAGTGGGGGCATCCACATTGTATAGTAATACCTCTGGATCACGAAATATTGGAATTGGAATCTTTTCACTCCGAGACAATACCACAGCAAGTGATAATGTTAGTATTGGCGCTGGCGCCTTGAGAAACAACACCACAGGTTATAATAATATTTCGCTTGGTAGTTTTTCACTAAATGATAATTTAACTGGTTATTCCAATGTTGGGATAGGCTATCAAAGCTTATATTTTAACACTACTGGTGTAGACAATATCGCAATGGGGAATAATGCCTTAAGGACTAATGTTTCAGGCTACAGCAATGTTGCGATAGGGACAAATGCACTTTACAACAACACAGGTAATGGAAATATCGGTATAGGGTTCGGTTCACTCCAACAAAATACATCGGCTAGTGACAACGTTGCCATAGGCTTTGCTGCATTGGAAGATAATACCACCGGAACACAAAATATTGCTCTTGGGTCTCAAGCCCTGGCAAATAATACGATAGGTTTCTTCAATATGGCGTATGGAAGATATTCGCTTACTGCAAATACGACCGGTGCAGGAAATGTGGCCATGGGACACGGCACATTAAGAGATAATGACACAGGGAACGACAACGTGGCCATTGGAGGAAGCGCCGGAGATGGTGTGAACGGGAATAATAATGTCTTTCTTGGGCAATTAGCAGGAAGCAATGGTACTACTAATACAAATTCAGGGAATGTCCTTTTAGGGTATAGAGCCGGACAAAACAGCGTTTTAAACAATAGATTATATATTGAGAATTCCAGTAGTACTACCCCACTTATTTATGGGGAATTTGACACAAACATCTTACGAGTAAATGGTACTGTACAAGTAAATGATCCGACAGGAACAGGCTATCAACTTCCAGCTGTCGATGGTTCTGCCAATCAGGTATTACAAACCGATGGAGCCGGAGCGATCTCATGGATCACACCAACCATAGGAGCAGAAAGGATCAATGACCTTGCCGATGGTCGCTCAGATTATGATGGATCCCAGGACGGCTCTTCAATATTCTTAGGCATTGGAGCCGGTGCTAATGATGATAGTACCGATAACCTTAATGTAGGAATTGGTTTAAATTCATTGACGAGCAATACTACCGGAAACGGAAATATTGGATTAGGATATAATACCCTTTTTAACAATGTAGATGGCTTTAGCAATATTGGTATAGGAGTAACAGCTTTATATGCTAATACTTCGGGGTCGGAAAATGTTGCAGTTGGTAATGGCAGTCTTTATTCCAATACTACCGGAACAGGCAATACTGCTGTAGGTTCTAATGCGTTAGGGGGTAATATTGATGGATATCATAATTCTGCGCTGGGCTTGTTTGCACTGGCCTCCAATACAGATGGTTATGAAAATACTGCTATGGGATATAATGCGTTAGGGCTAAGCACATCCGGAACAGGAAATACAGCCGTTGGAAGCTCAGCACTAGCGTCTAATACCCTTGGTCATTCTAATGTTGCACTAGGTTATGCGGCATTAAATGGAAACTCTTGGGGAACCGGCAATATTGCTATTGGGTTCGAAGCACTAATAGCGAGTGACGGAGATGGGAATGTTGGTATCGGCTCTGAAGTATTACGCTTTAACACTGCAGGATTAGGTAATACCGCATTGGGATACAATGCCGGTTATTCAAATGTTGTGGGAAATGGAAATGTTTTTATTGGTAATGAAGCAGGTTATCATGAGTTAGGCAATTATAAGCTATATGTAGAAAACTCCAATGCAGATGCGAACAATGCCCTAATATACGGAGAGTTCGATAACAATTTACTTCGCTTTAATGCAGATGTTGAAGTAAATACCGGATCATTAAATGTGGATGCGGGTACCTTATATGTAGATGAAGTGAACAATAGAGTTGGTGTAGGTACAACAGGACCAACACAACGCTTTTCTGTAAATGGTGCTGCCAATCTTAATCAAGGAATTGGTACGGGTATCGCGTTACAAGTGAATGGCAGTGAAGCCTTATGGTATAATGGCACCTACTTTAGCTGGGGTTTTGGAGGGACAGCTAATTTTTTCGCAGACAATGTGGGGATTGGTGTTTCCAACCCGAACGTCGCTCTTGATGTTATTGGTGATATCGAATATACAGGAACTATTACCGATGTATCGGATGTTCGCTTAAAAGAAAATTTTGAAGACATAGGTAATGTATTAGAGCGTATAATGACTATTACCGGATATTCATACAATATGAAGAATGATGGGGCAAAAAAACGCGAATACGGTGTCATTGCTCAGGAAATTCAAAAGGTATTTCCTGAAATGGTCAAAGTGATTGATGACAAAGATCATCTTGGTGTAAGTTATATTCAGCTTATCCCCGTGCTATTAGAAGCAATAAAGCAACAGCAAAAAATTATTGATTCACAGAATGTAAAAAATGAAACACTAGAGGTTAGATTATCCAAAATTGAAGCGCTGGTTCTCAATAACAATTAA
- a CDS encoding ferritin-like domain-containing protein, with amino-acid sequence MKNLAELFEHEIKDLYSAEKQLVESLPNMVKAASDKKLQQAFANHLEETKTQFERMKEICSELDINPGNTKCDAMEGLIEECDGMINENADPDVKDAGLIACAQRVEHYEISGYGTAVRFAKELGYSGIAKKLQTTLNEEYDADNKLDKLAQGRLNKEALV; translated from the coding sequence ATGAAAAACCTTGCAGAATTATTCGAACATGAAATTAAGGATTTGTATTCCGCTGAAAAACAATTAGTGGAATCACTTCCAAATATGGTAAAAGCGGCTTCCGATAAAAAGCTGCAGCAAGCATTCGCCAATCATCTTGAAGAGACTAAAACTCAATTTGAACGCATGAAAGAAATTTGTTCCGAACTGGACATCAATCCCGGTAACACAAAGTGTGATGCAATGGAGGGGTTAATTGAAGAATGTGATGGAATGATAAACGAAAATGCAGACCCGGATGTTAAAGATGCCGGTTTAATTGCCTGTGCTCAGCGAGTGGAACATTATGAAATTTCGGGGTACGGTACGGCGGTTCGATTTGCGAAAGAATTAGGTTATTCCGGAATCGCTAAGAAACTTCAAACAACTTTAAATGAAGAATATGACGCCGATAATAAACTTGACAAATTAGCGCAAGGCAGATTGAATAAAGAAGCGCTGGTATAA
- a CDS encoding FAD-binding oxidoreductase, which yields MNLRSKEPFWLIKDALINSYPSLRENLNTPIIVIGGGITGALISHKLIEDGYKVVLIDRRDVCSGSTAASTAMLQYEVDVPLHQLIEQVGNTNAVASYQNCEKAIWELECIVKTIKSDCDFERKNSVYFTTGKRDVSFLEHEFQARKAHGFEVKWLNESRIKKLGITQGLAAIESKSGAVMNPYKFTQDLLLYNFKKGLKIYDRTEIVKRKSKDEKIVLTTDTGIEIIASHVIHCTGFESVETLSKDIVDLKSTYALISEAYESLPKAFESNIFWDTSSPYLYFRATQDNRIIIGGEDEDFKNATARNKLIPKKEKKLQQLFHKTFRDIEFRMDYSWAGTFGETKDGLPYIGKPDISVNEHYILGFGGNGITFSVMARDAIIASIESNPHPYLEYYKFDR from the coding sequence ATGAACTTACGATCTAAGGAACCCTTTTGGCTTATCAAGGATGCGTTGATAAATTCATACCCTTCACTTCGGGAAAATTTAAATACACCGATTATTGTGATTGGTGGAGGGATAACAGGCGCACTCATTTCACATAAATTAATTGAAGATGGCTATAAAGTCGTTTTAATTGACAGAAGAGACGTATGCAGCGGAAGCACTGCCGCGAGTACTGCAATGCTGCAATATGAAGTGGATGTTCCTCTGCATCAACTTATAGAACAGGTAGGAAATACAAACGCAGTTGCAAGCTATCAAAATTGTGAAAAGGCAATATGGGAACTGGAATGTATTGTGAAAACGATTAAGAGTGACTGTGACTTTGAAAGAAAAAATAGTGTCTATTTCACAACCGGCAAAAGGGATGTTTCTTTTTTGGAGCATGAATTTCAGGCTAGAAAAGCTCATGGATTTGAAGTGAAATGGTTAAATGAATCGCGAATAAAAAAATTGGGCATCACCCAAGGACTTGCCGCGATCGAATCTAAATCGGGTGCGGTAATGAATCCGTATAAATTCACTCAGGATTTACTATTATACAATTTTAAAAAAGGCTTAAAAATCTACGACCGCACTGAAATAGTAAAAAGAAAATCGAAAGACGAAAAAATAGTGCTGACTACCGATACAGGGATCGAAATAATTGCATCTCATGTAATTCATTGTACGGGTTTTGAAAGTGTTGAGACCTTAAGCAAAGATATTGTGGATTTGAAAAGTACCTATGCATTGATATCGGAGGCCTATGAAAGTTTACCAAAGGCATTCGAAAGCAATATTTTTTGGGACACGTCGTCTCCTTACTTATATTTCAGGGCAACACAAGATAATCGCATCATTATCGGTGGGGAAGATGAAGACTTTAAAAATGCAACAGCCAGAAATAAGTTAATTCCCAAAAAAGAGAAAAAACTACAACAACTATTTCATAAAACTTTTCGTGATATTGAATTCCGGATGGATTACAGCTGGGCCGGTACCTTTGGGGAAACCAAAGACGGACTTCCTTATATTGGAAAACCCGACATATCGGTAAACGAACACTATATTTTAGGATTTGGAGGTAATGGAATCACCTTCAGCGTGATGGCAAGAGACGCAATTATAGCATCAATTGAGAGTAATCCACATCCATACCTGGAGTATTATAAATTTGACAGATAG
- a CDS encoding HD family phosphohydrolase: MNNFFSILTKNQSYIYKVLLFIAATVLIIYLLPKGGQFKYNFQKGKPWQYENLYAPFTFTIKKDNATIDKEVEAIKANAVPYFEYDSDIPKESKRAFFELFEQTYVDSLYKTSKTKARNLGNQLLDEVYKHGLTEVVYPYADEKLVYLKDNNEVEEITYAQIHKKENLNRKIIALTVESSANDIQELLKKILARTAQANVTLNSKLTEDAVATEIEAINPNRGIIEKGGRIIAKGEVVEGDKYHILNSLKAEYQSQVWSKSNYLWLLVGYSLLVSLVFLMLFLFLKKYRPDIFYHNTKVTFIFFNIVLMVFLTTIVVKMNADYVYVVPLCILPIVIKAFFDPRLGLFVHVLTLLLLGFVVPNSFEYLFLQIIAGIVTILTVSELYKRANLFISVGQITFIYIIGYFAFFIIQEGNIQLLKWETFGYFVLCGLATLFAHPLIYLYEKIFGLVSDVSLLELSDTNSTLLKELSNKAPGTFHHSLNVANLSEAAANEIGANAMLVRVGALYHDIGKMINPANFTENQVNSFNTHNELAPKESAKIIIAHVIDGIEIARKNKLPDRVIDFIRTHHGTSLVYYFYKKEKELSGTADPEDFRYPGPIPFSKETAILMMADSVEAASKSLKDPTSTKIDAFVEKIIDGQMEQGQFLNANVTFKEIQTIKKVLKKKLNNIFHLRVEYPE, translated from the coding sequence ATGAACAATTTCTTTTCGATTTTAACTAAAAATCAGTCGTATATCTATAAGGTATTACTCTTTATAGCAGCTACGGTATTGATTATCTATTTGCTTCCGAAAGGCGGTCAATTTAAATACAATTTTCAAAAAGGAAAGCCATGGCAATATGAAAACCTCTATGCACCCTTTACTTTTACTATAAAAAAGGACAACGCGACTATAGACAAGGAGGTGGAAGCTATAAAAGCCAATGCCGTTCCTTACTTTGAATATGACAGTGATATTCCGAAGGAAAGCAAACGCGCATTTTTTGAATTATTTGAACAAACCTACGTTGACAGCTTATATAAAACATCTAAAACCAAAGCGCGCAACTTAGGAAATCAATTATTAGATGAAGTTTATAAACATGGACTTACAGAAGTGGTCTATCCTTATGCCGACGAGAAACTGGTCTATTTGAAGGACAACAATGAAGTTGAAGAAATCACCTATGCTCAAATACACAAAAAGGAAAATCTTAACAGGAAAATAATTGCATTAACCGTTGAATCTTCGGCTAACGATATTCAAGAACTTTTAAAGAAAATATTAGCCAGGACTGCGCAGGCCAACGTCACACTCAACTCAAAACTAACTGAAGATGCAGTCGCCACCGAAATAGAAGCTATTAATCCCAACAGAGGAATTATTGAAAAGGGTGGTAGAATTATCGCGAAAGGAGAAGTAGTGGAAGGGGATAAGTACCATATTTTAAACTCCTTAAAAGCCGAATACCAATCGCAAGTTTGGAGCAAATCTAATTATCTGTGGCTCCTGGTAGGTTATTCTTTGTTGGTTTCTCTTGTTTTCTTAATGTTGTTTTTATTCCTAAAAAAATACAGGCCGGATATATTTTATCACAACACCAAGGTCACGTTTATCTTTTTCAATATAGTATTGATGGTTTTTTTAACGACAATCGTTGTTAAAATGAACGCAGATTATGTGTATGTGGTGCCACTTTGTATACTTCCCATAGTGATAAAAGCTTTTTTCGATCCGCGATTGGGGCTGTTTGTACACGTACTCACATTGCTGTTACTGGGCTTCGTGGTGCCTAATAGTTTCGAATATCTTTTCCTTCAGATTATTGCGGGAATTGTGACAATTCTAACCGTTTCGGAATTGTATAAAAGAGCCAACCTCTTTATTTCGGTGGGGCAAATTACGTTTATATACATCATAGGTTATTTTGCATTCTTCATTATTCAGGAGGGAAATATTCAATTGCTGAAGTGGGAGACCTTCGGTTATTTTGTGTTATGTGGTCTGGCGACTTTGTTTGCTCATCCGCTTATTTATTTATATGAAAAGATTTTCGGTTTGGTTTCAGACGTTTCCTTGCTCGAATTGAGTGATACAAATAGCACCTTGCTGAAGGAATTGTCTAATAAGGCACCCGGAACTTTTCACCACTCTCTCAACGTGGCAAACTTATCGGAAGCAGCTGCGAATGAAATTGGCGCAAATGCGATGCTGGTAAGAGTAGGGGCTTTGTATCACGATATTGGCAAAATGATTAATCCGGCAAATTTTACCGAAAATCAGGTGAACTCTTTTAATACACACAACGAATTAGCGCCTAAGGAAAGTGCTAAAATAATCATAGCGCATGTTATTGATGGCATTGAAATAGCCCGAAAAAACAAGCTTCCGGATCGTGTAATCGATTTTATTAGAACCCATCACGGCACCAGTTTGGTGTATTATTTCTATAAAAAAGAAAAAGAATTAAGCGGCACGGCAGACCCCGAGGATTTCAGATATCCCGGTCCGATACCATTTTCAAAAGAAACGGCTATTTTAATGATGGCCGATAGTGTGGAGGCCGCGAGTAAAAGTTTAAAGGATCCCACATCTACAAAAATCGATGCCTTTGTCGAAAAAATTATCGACGGCCAAATGGAGCAGGGGCAGTTTTTAAATGCCAATGTCACTTTTAAGGAAATTCAGACTATTAAAAAAGTTTTGAAAAAGAAGCTCAACAACATCTTTCACCTGCGTGTTGAATATCCGGAATAA
- a CDS encoding acetyl-CoA C-acyltransferase gives MSKKVVIVAAARTPIGSFMGSLSSLTATQLGATAIKGALDKIKLDPSLVQEVYMGNVVQAGVGQAPARQAALAAGIPDSVPCTTVNKVCASGMKAVMHAAQAIALGDADVIVAGGMESMSNIPHYVHMRNGVKFGPSTLIDGMQKDGLVDAYDQNAMGVCADACATEYKFSREDQDAFAIQSYNRSAKAWSEGKFKNEVVPVEVPQRRGEPVIVSEDEEYKNVHMDKIPSLRPAFTKDGTVTAANASTINDGAGAMILMSAEKAAALGLSPLATIKSYADAAQEPKWFTTAPAEALPKALAKAGIGLDDVDFFEFNEAFAVVGLANMKILGLNDANVNVNGGAVSLGHPLGCSGVRILITLLNVLEQNNAKIGAAAICNGGGGASAMVIERN, from the coding sequence ATGAGTAAAAAAGTTGTAATTGTTGCTGCGGCACGAACTCCAATTGGGAGTTTTATGGGAAGTCTTTCATCGTTAACTGCTACCCAACTTGGGGCAACGGCAATAAAAGGCGCTTTAGATAAAATTAAACTCGATCCATCATTAGTTCAGGAAGTGTATATGGGCAATGTTGTTCAAGCCGGTGTTGGACAAGCACCTGCTCGTCAGGCAGCCTTGGCTGCGGGGATTCCCGATTCGGTTCCTTGTACCACCGTTAATAAGGTATGTGCTTCGGGGATGAAGGCTGTAATGCATGCAGCACAGGCAATTGCCTTAGGTGACGCCGATGTTATAGTGGCCGGTGGCATGGAAAGTATGAGTAATATTCCACATTATGTTCATATGCGTAACGGTGTGAAATTCGGCCCTTCGACCTTGATAGACGGAATGCAAAAAGACGGCTTGGTTGATGCTTACGATCAGAATGCCATGGGGGTTTGTGCAGATGCATGTGCCACCGAATATAAGTTTTCACGTGAAGATCAGGATGCCTTTGCCATACAGTCCTACAATCGTTCCGCCAAAGCCTGGAGTGAGGGAAAATTTAAAAATGAAGTTGTGCCTGTGGAAGTCCCACAGCGCCGTGGAGAACCCGTGATTGTTTCGGAAGATGAAGAGTACAAAAACGTACACATGGATAAAATTCCATCACTTAGACCTGCTTTTACAAAAGACGGAACGGTGACTGCAGCAAACGCATCGACAATTAACGACGGTGCCGGAGCCATGATTTTAATGAGTGCCGAAAAGGCTGCTGCACTAGGATTAAGCCCTCTGGCCACGATTAAAAGTTATGCAGATGCGGCACAGGAACCTAAATGGTTTACGACAGCGCCAGCTGAGGCTTTGCCAAAAGCACTTGCCAAAGCAGGCATTGGTCTGGATGATGTTGATTTCTTCGAATTTAATGAAGCATTTGCGGTTGTTGGATTGGCTAATATGAAAATTTTAGGATTGAATGATGCCAACGTAAATGTGAACGGCGGTGCAGTTTCATTGGGACATCCACTTGGATGTAGTGGAGTTCGAATTCTTATCACTTTGCTGAATGTGTTGGAACAAAATAATGCCAAGATTGGTGCTGCTGCCATTTGTAATGGAGGTGGTGGTGCTTCTGCAATGGTAATTGAAAGAAACTAA
- a CDS encoding C40 family peptidase produces the protein MNYGICNLSIVPLRVETSDRSELVSQVLYGEVFKVLEIRKKWSRIRLSFDSYEGWIDNKQFTFISEEEYDQTKQESPVYASDLVDFITTDKKQLLSICIGSNINSAKLLGHIFEGKSISKIAPKAALVETSLLYLNTPYLWGGKTPFGIDCSGFTQMVYKLNGHRLLRDASQQATQGEPLSFIEESEPGDLAFFDNSEGAIVHVGIIMSDNYIIHAHGQVRIDRLDHTGIFNAEKRTHTHKLRVIKRII, from the coding sequence ATGAATTATGGCATTTGTAATTTAAGTATCGTCCCTTTACGTGTAGAAACTTCCGATAGAAGTGAACTCGTGAGTCAGGTGTTGTACGGAGAGGTTTTTAAAGTGCTGGAAATTCGAAAAAAATGGAGTCGCATTCGCTTGAGTTTCGATTCGTACGAAGGGTGGATAGACAACAAACAATTTACTTTTATTTCTGAAGAGGAATACGACCAGACAAAACAAGAATCCCCGGTCTATGCTTCAGATTTGGTGGATTTTATTACAACCGATAAAAAGCAACTGCTTTCCATCTGTATTGGCAGCAATATAAATTCAGCAAAATTACTGGGACATATTTTCGAAGGTAAATCGATTTCAAAAATAGCTCCAAAAGCAGCGCTTGTTGAAACATCCTTACTTTATTTAAACACACCCTATTTATGGGGTGGAAAAACTCCTTTTGGAATAGATTGTAGTGGTTTTACCCAAATGGTCTATAAATTGAATGGTCATCGTTTGCTTCGCGATGCAAGTCAACAGGCAACACAAGGCGAGCCTCTTAGTTTTATTGAAGAAAGTGAGCCGGGTGATTTGGCCTTTTTCGATAATTCGGAAGGAGCCATCGTCCATGTGGGTATTATTATGAGCGATAACTATATTATTCACGCACATGGGCAGGTGAGAATTGACCGGTTAGACCATACAGGAATTTTTAATGCCGAAAAAAGAACTCACACCCATAAGCTAAGAGTTATAAAACGTATCATATAA